A genomic region of Syntrophobacterales bacterium contains the following coding sequences:
- a CDS encoding class I SAM-dependent RNA methyltransferase: MQRGEIISVTIDDVAFGGDGVARVDDFVYFVPFAVAGDEVEIEITEIKKHYGKGRIVRMLKPSSYRIAPRCSYYGRCGGCALQHIEYPYQLDLKRRQIEEALRRIGGLYSPPVHPVISSPHSYGWRGKVEFHLSRGSRETRRLGLMAAKSNQVVEVTGCLIADESINLKLNALKTGIKNGSVVAPRERQVIWADEPGEPPTAVFVGGGKPPDILRVVAGKQITVPGRGFFQANIFLVERLVEQVVEMASLSGSETVIDLYGGVGLFSLFLGGQAGCLFCVEGDEEAVRCARINLKRAGLAGAKCHQGDAAAILNREFVEPGLKADVVILDPPRDGCSKGVLEALSSLHPWRIVYVSCNPSTQARDVRHLANSGYCLKIVQPFDMFPQTSHIEAVALLTRGGG, translated from the coding sequence TTGCAAAGAGGAGAAATAATCAGCGTAACAATAGACGATGTCGCCTTTGGGGGCGACGGCGTTGCCCGGGTTGATGACTTTGTCTATTTTGTTCCCTTTGCCGTCGCTGGTGACGAAGTCGAAATCGAGATTACGGAGATCAAGAAACATTACGGCAAAGGGCGGATTGTCCGGATGCTGAAACCCTCTTCCTACAGGATTGCCCCACGCTGCAGCTATTATGGCCGCTGTGGAGGCTGCGCCCTGCAGCACATAGAGTACCCTTATCAACTGGATCTGAAAAGACGGCAGATCGAGGAGGCGCTGAGGAGAATCGGTGGTCTTTACTCGCCGCCGGTGCACCCGGTTATTTCCTCCCCGCACTCCTACGGCTGGCGGGGAAAGGTCGAATTTCACCTTTCCCGCGGCAGCCGGGAAACAAGGCGTCTGGGGCTTATGGCGGCAAAGAGTAATCAGGTTGTTGAGGTCACGGGATGCCTCATTGCGGATGAATCCATCAACCTCAAGCTCAATGCTTTAAAAACAGGGATAAAAAACGGTTCGGTGGTCGCGCCGCGCGAACGACAGGTCATCTGGGCGGACGAACCAGGAGAACCGCCGACCGCTGTTTTTGTCGGAGGCGGAAAACCTCCGGACATTTTAAGGGTTGTGGCGGGAAAGCAGATAACGGTTCCCGGTCGGGGTTTCTTTCAGGCCAATATCTTTCTTGTGGAACGACTTGTCGAACAGGTAGTTGAAATGGCTTCACTTTCCGGCAGTGAAACCGTAATTGACCTCTACGGCGGCGTCGGCCTTTTTTCACTTTTTCTCGGCGGGCAGGCCGGCTGCCTTTTCTGCGTAGAAGGCGATGAAGAGGCAGTCCGCTGCGCGCGGATAAATTTAAAGCGAGCAGGGCTTGCCGGGGCAAAATGCCATCAAGGGGATGCCGCCGCCATCCTGAACAGGGAATTTGTCGAGCCGGGGCTTAAAGCCGATGTAGTCATCCTCGATCCGCCCAGGGACGGGTGCAGCAAGGGGGTGCTCGAAGCCCTGTCATCCCTGCACCCTTGGCGCATCGTCTATGTCTCCTGCAATCCTTCGACGCAGGCCCGTGATGTGCGGCATTTGGCGAACAGCGGATATTGTCTAAAAATTGTTCAGCCTTTCGACATGTTTCCCCAAACCTCCCATATTGAGGCCGTTGCGCTTTTGACCAGAGGCGGGGGGTGA